The following is a genomic window from Bacillota bacterium.
CTACCTCACCGGGGCAGGGTACGTGCCCGGGACCGACCACTTCGGGAAGTGGTGGCCCGCCGACCTCCATCTCATCGGCAAGGACATCACCTGGTTCCACTGCGTGATATGGCCTGCTACGCTCATGGCCGCGGGCATCCCGCTCCCGAAGACGGTCTTCGGCCACGGGTTTGTGACGGTCAAGGGCGCGCGGATGTCCAAGTCCGAGGGAGTCGTGGTGGACCCGGTCAGGCTCGCCGACAGCCTTGGCGCCGATGCGCTTCGCTACTACCTCATGAAGGCCGTCCCGTTCGGGCAGGATGGCGACTTCTCGTACGAAGGCCTCGCCGAGACTTACAATGCAGACCTGGCCAACGATCTCGGCAACCTGCTCAATAGAACGTGCGCCATGGTGGAGAAGTACTTCGAGGGCCGCGTGCCGGCTCCGGGGGAATACGAGGCGCACGACAGGGAGCTGGCGGACCTGGCGACGCGCGCGGCGCAGCGCGCCTACAAGCTCATGGAGTCGCTCGATCTCACGGGCGCGCTGGGCGAGATATGGAGCCTTGTGGGCGGGGCCAACAAGTACATCGACGAGGCGGCGCCGTGGGCGCTCGCGCGGGAGGGGCGACGGGGCCGGCTCGCCACGGTCATGTTCGGGCTCGCGGACGCGCTCGCGAGAGTGGCGGTCATGGCAAGCCCGTTCATCCCGGGCGCGGCGGCGCGGATCTGGATGTCACTGGGCCTGGAGGACGCGGCGCCCCTGCACAGCGTGAGGTGGAAGACGGGCACGCTGGACGTGGCACGGTTCGTGGAGGGCGCGCGGGTGAAGCGCCTCGGGCCGCTCTTCCCAAGGCTCGACGTGGAGACCTCGGACCTGAGCCGGGGCGAGTTCCGCCTCGCGGAGCTTGCCCGGGATAAGAAAAAAGAGGGCGAGAAGGAGGTCGCGGGCATGACCGGACAAGAACAGAAAGCCGAAGGGCCTGGGACGACATCGCAGAGGGCACCACAGCCGCAGCCACAGCAACAGCACCAAGAAACCGGGAAAGGCGCCGGAGCGCCACCTGCGGGTCCGGGCGACTTGGTGTCCATAGAGGAGTTCGCCAGGCTCGACCTGCGCGTGGCGAGAGTCCTGGCGGCGGAGAGGGTGGAGGGCGCAGACAAGCTTCTCAGGCTCGATATAGACCTTGGGGCGGAGAAGCGCCAGATCGTGGCGGGGATCGCCAAGCACTACGCTCCTGAAGAGCTCGTAGGCAAACAAATAGTCGTGGTGGCTAACCTCAAGCCCGCGAAGATCCGCGGCATAGTCTCCCAGGGCATGCTGCTCGCCGGGTCCACGCCCGACACATCGCGCCTGGCGGTGGTCACAACCGACCGGGAGTTGCCGCTAGGCTCAAAGGTGCGCTAGGGTCGGTATGTGAGGAAGGTGCGCTGGGGCGCCATGTGAGGGTGAGTCAATCGCTGCCCTATCCCCTGGCGGGCGCAGTCGCCAAGGCGGCGACGGCCTAGAGGTTCCGAGGGCTGTCAAGCCCGCCCGTGGCCCGTGAAGGCCGCGGAGCAGCTTGAGGTCAGTGAAGGCCGTGAGAGGGCTATCAGGGGGCTATCAGGGCGGCGAGAGGGGAAGGCGCAAGAGCGGCGCGTGACGTGATGTGGAGAACAGGTGCGGCACAAAGTGTGACCTGTGGCGCACGTCATCTCGGACCGCTGATGTGTGGAAAGGATGAGGTTGGACTCGTGATGTGCGGCACGCGACGGGCCGGAAGGTTGGTATGGGACGCACTTCTGGACGGGCGCGTGATGCTCATCACCTTTTCCAGGTCGACGGGTGCTATGCGGAACACCTTGCGGGGGACGATTGCCACGGGTGGCGAGTGCGATCCGCCGGGTGACACTGGTCACGAATCGGGCGCCAGGCGTGACGCTCAGAACTCCGCGGGAGAGACTTGTGACGCTGGGAATGTGTGAAGCCAGAAGGATGTTGTCCGTCACCAATGGCTCCCTGATGCGTGACGTCGGGAAGGGGAAGGGCTTCACAAGTGATGGACGTCACGCGCCGCATCGCGCGCGTGACGCCCGGAACGGGAGGCGCCTCACTAAATGCAGTATGCCGTGTGCCCGATGCTGGGTGCCGCGCACCCGTGCCGCATTGTCGTCCGCGGACGCCTGCTGCCGCGACCA
Proteins encoded in this region:
- the metG gene encoding methionine--tRNA ligase, whose product is MEKFYLTTAIDYVNGEPHLGHAYEKIAADVISRFKRLAGYDTFFLTGTDEHSLNVARQAEKQGMAPKAFCDRMAGLFERAWHKLDIRPDRFIRTTDEDHIATVRDIVRRANERGYIYQGTYSGHYCVSCERFVEEKDLVDGRCPLHPSREPEWVEEKNYFFALSKFQEPLLRHIEEHPEFILPETRRNEVVNRIREGLQDVSISRSTLAWGVPFPEEIDPNQVVYVWFDALINYLTGAGYVPGTDHFGKWWPADLHLIGKDITWFHCVIWPATLMAAGIPLPKTVFGHGFVTVKGARMSKSEGVVVDPVRLADSLGADALRYYLMKAVPFGQDGDFSYEGLAETYNADLANDLGNLLNRTCAMVEKYFEGRVPAPGEYEAHDRELADLATRAAQRAYKLMESLDLTGALGEIWSLVGGANKYIDEAAPWALAREGRRGRLATVMFGLADALARVAVMASPFIPGAAARIWMSLGLEDAAPLHSVRWKTGTLDVARFVEGARVKRLGPLFPRLDVETSDLSRGEFRLAELARDKKKEGEKEVAGMTGQEQKAEGPGTTSQRAPQPQPQQQHQETGKGAGAPPAGPGDLVSIEEFARLDLRVARVLAAERVEGADKLLRLDIDLGAEKRQIVAGIAKHYAPEELVGKQIVVVANLKPAKIRGIVSQGMLLAGSTPDTSRLAVVTTDRELPLGSKVR